In Bradyrhizobium erythrophlei, a single genomic region encodes these proteins:
- a CDS encoding SDR family oxidoreductase has translation MTVTRNILVLGASGLIGRFISDDLRARGFQATGVARKFAAGQAMSALDIELPIMAMDAAALASLLRDHAVDVVVNCLGVLQDGPGSDSRAVHRDFVARLLQAIKESGRTIRLVHIAIPGAAEDDHTAFSLTKREAERLIATSGVSYAILRPGFVIAPAAFGGSAMVRALAALPLEMPAADSSVPFQPVAAEDISETIAWLAARDIDDGAANAVSWDLMQQQPITLGEVIEAFRRSFGTERSPRIPVPALLLGLGVMSADLVTWLGWTPPMRRTAIAELRRGVRGDPSIWMAATGLVPKTVTEILGKHPATIQDKWFARLYLIKALIIASLVVFWIVSGFIALFVSYDAAANILRTHAFPAALVAPVTVLTSLMDMATGVLIAFRRTCAFGLIWGILAALGYMAGAAILTPDLWIEPLGALVKTGPAIVLMLVALMMLDNR, from the coding sequence ATGACTGTCACCCGCAACATCCTCGTCCTCGGCGCTTCCGGCCTGATCGGCCGCTTCATCAGCGATGATTTGCGCGCGAGGGGCTTTCAAGCCACCGGCGTCGCCCGGAAATTCGCGGCGGGACAGGCGATGAGCGCGCTCGATATCGAGCTGCCGATCATGGCGATGGATGCGGCCGCGCTGGCGAGCCTGCTGCGCGATCACGCGGTCGACGTCGTGGTCAATTGCCTAGGGGTGCTTCAGGACGGCCCTGGCAGCGACAGCCGCGCGGTGCACCGCGATTTCGTTGCGCGCCTCTTGCAGGCGATCAAGGAGAGCGGCCGGACCATCCGGCTGGTTCACATCGCGATTCCCGGCGCTGCCGAGGACGATCACACGGCGTTCAGCCTCACCAAGCGCGAGGCGGAAAGGTTGATCGCGACGTCGGGCGTCTCATACGCGATCCTGCGGCCCGGCTTCGTGATCGCGCCCGCGGCTTTTGGCGGCAGCGCGATGGTCCGCGCGCTCGCCGCGTTGCCGCTCGAAATGCCGGCGGCCGATTCATCCGTGCCGTTCCAGCCGGTCGCCGCGGAAGATATTTCCGAGACCATCGCATGGCTGGCCGCGCGCGACATCGATGACGGCGCGGCCAATGCTGTAAGCTGGGATCTGATGCAGCAGCAGCCGATAACGTTGGGCGAGGTGATCGAGGCCTTTCGCCGCTCGTTCGGCACCGAAAGGTCGCCGCGCATTCCCGTGCCGGCTCTTCTGCTCGGTCTCGGCGTCATGTCCGCCGATCTCGTGACCTGGCTAGGGTGGACGCCGCCGATGCGGCGCACGGCGATCGCTGAACTGCGCCGCGGCGTGCGGGGCGATCCCTCCATCTGGATGGCCGCGACGGGCCTGGTCCCGAAAACCGTTACGGAAATCCTCGGCAAGCATCCCGCCACCATTCAGGACAAATGGTTCGCGCGGCTTTATCTGATCAAGGCATTAATCATCGCGAGCCTAGTCGTGTTCTGGATCGTCTCGGGTTTCATCGCGCTGTTCGTTTCCTATGACGCCGCGGCGAATATCTTGCGAACGCACGCCTTCCCAGCGGCCTTGGTTGCGCCGGTGACCGTCTTGACCAGCCTGATGGATATGGCGACCGGCGTGCTGATTGCCTTTCGCCGAACTTGCGCTTTCGGACTGATTTGGGGAATCCTGGCGGCGCTGGGTTACATGGCGGGTGCGGCGATCCTGACGCCGGATCTCTGGATCGAGCCGCTTGGCGCGCTGGTGAAAACGGGACCTGCGATCGTGCTGATGCTGGTGGCGCTGATGATGCTGGATAACAGATAA
- a CDS encoding DUF2269 family protein — translation MTIYFLAKYLHVLGAIVILGTGTGIAFFMLMAHRTGDVSFIARTAAVVVIADMLFTLSAVILQPVSGGLLMMLSATSFTERWLMVSLALYVLAGVFWIPVIFMQIEMRDLARIAEQKREPLPPRYFALFRRWVWFGIPGFGSVVIILWLMIAKPI, via the coding sequence ATGACGATCTATTTCCTCGCCAAGTACCTGCACGTGCTTGGCGCGATCGTGATCCTCGGCACTGGCACCGGCATCGCCTTTTTCATGCTGATGGCGCATCGAACGGGCGACGTCTCCTTCATCGCCCGCACGGCGGCCGTCGTCGTGATCGCAGACATGCTGTTCACGCTGAGCGCGGTGATCCTGCAACCCGTGAGCGGCGGACTGCTGATGATGCTGTCAGCGACAAGCTTTACCGAACGATGGCTGATGGTCTCGCTGGCGCTGTATGTGCTGGCGGGCGTGTTCTGGATTCCCGTGATCTTCATGCAGATCGAGATGCGCGATCTGGCGCGCATCGCAGAACAGAAGCGCGAGCCGCTGCCGCCGCGTTATTTTGCGCTGTTTCGCCGCTGGGTTTGGTTCGGTATTCCGGGCTTCGGCTCTGTCGTGATCATTCTCTGGCTGATGATTGCAAAACCGATTTAG
- a CDS encoding alpha/beta hydrolase family protein, with amino-acid sequence MQPFQGCRTPWFRGFFVVILLAIAPAAMAQSPFGPVSAEAEPNRAQAWLVPSPDPHVASHAVLFRPPGEGPFRLAVIAHASTQNVIYRAQMRQPEYRSLAAFLVARGFAVLVPERLGHGATGGDYLEDQRGCDEADYLHSGRATREAISVAFNYLRGQPFIRRDEAVIIGHSAGGWGALALANADPAEISSIIVFAPGRGGQANGLPNQICAPHTLLAAANEFGHGAHIPVSWLVAANDSYFPPDFSRKLADAFRAGGGKVDFRQLAAYDGEGHWMAETDNGVKLVAGELDRLLKAPSAAGSKKP; translated from the coding sequence ATGCAACCCTTTCAAGGGTGCCGGACCCCTTGGTTTCGGGGGTTTTTTGTTGTCATCCTGCTGGCAATTGCGCCCGCCGCGATGGCGCAAAGCCCGTTCGGCCCGGTGAGCGCGGAAGCCGAACCCAATCGGGCGCAGGCCTGGCTGGTGCCGTCGCCCGATCCGCATGTCGCATCGCATGCGGTATTGTTTCGCCCGCCGGGCGAGGGCCCGTTTCGCCTGGCGGTGATTGCGCATGCCTCTACCCAAAACGTGATCTATCGGGCGCAGATGCGACAGCCGGAATATCGCAGCCTGGCGGCATTTCTGGTGGCGCGGGGATTTGCCGTGCTGGTGCCGGAACGTTTGGGCCATGGCGCGACCGGCGGCGATTATCTGGAAGATCAGCGCGGCTGCGACGAAGCCGATTATCTCCATTCGGGACGCGCGACCCGCGAGGCCATTTCCGTGGCGTTCAACTATCTGCGCGGGCAACCCTTCATCCGGCGCGACGAGGCCGTGATCATCGGGCATTCGGCCGGCGGCTGGGGCGCATTGGCGCTGGCCAATGCCGATCCGGCTGAAATCTCGTCCATCATTGTCTTTGCGCCCGGCCGCGGCGGCCAGGCCAACGGTTTGCCCAACCAGATTTGCGCCCCGCACACGCTGCTCGCCGCGGCCAATGAGTTCGGTCACGGCGCGCACATTCCCGTGTCATGGCTGGTCGCCGCCAACGACAGCTATTTCCCACCGGACTTTTCGCGCAAGCTGGCGGATGCCTTCCGCGCCGGCGGCGGCAAAGTCGATTTCCGTCAGCTCGCCGCCTATGACGGCGAGGGCCACTGGATGGCTGAGACCGACAACGGCGTCAAACTGGTGGCGGGCGAACTCGATCGCCTGCTGAAGGCGCCGTCAGCCGCAGGTTCGAAAAAACCATGA
- a CDS encoding GNAT family N-acetyltransferase — MSTTLIEVRPAKAADATAVASTHDEAWRAAYQGIIPGAELEKLINRRGPQWWDSAIRKGSRVSVLVFGDKVAGYANYGRNRARSLHFEGEIYELYLRPEFQGLGFGRRLFSAARRDLGQSGLKSMVIWALSDNEAATEFYRALGGRMVARSSEKFGSKSLDKVAFAWTN; from the coding sequence ATGAGCACAACCCTAATCGAAGTCCGGCCTGCCAAGGCTGCCGACGCAACGGCGGTGGCTTCTACCCACGACGAAGCCTGGCGCGCGGCCTATCAGGGTATCATTCCCGGGGCTGAGCTCGAAAAGCTGATCAACCGCCGCGGCCCGCAGTGGTGGGATTCGGCGATCCGCAAGGGCAGCCGCGTCAGCGTGCTCGTGTTCGGCGACAAGGTCGCCGGCTATGCCAATTACGGACGCAACCGCGCGCGCAGCCTGCATTTCGAAGGCGAAATCTACGAACTCTATCTGCGCCCCGAATTTCAAGGCCTCGGCTTCGGCCGTCGGCTGTTCTCGGCCGCACGGCGCGACCTCGGGCAGAGCGGCCTGAAGAGCATGGTGATCTGGGCGCTCTCCGACAACGAGGCGGCGACTGAATTCTATCGCGCGCTCGGCGGCCGCATGGTCGCACGGTCCTCGGAGAAATTCGGATCGAAGTCGCTCGACAAGGTCGCTTTCGCCTGGACGAATTAA
- the ppa gene encoding inorganic diphosphatase, with translation MRIEAISIGVDPPREVNVIIEVPVGGEPIKYELDKEAGTLVVDRFLYTAMRYPGNYGFIPHTLSNDGDPCDVLVANTRAIVPGAVMSVRPVGVLLMEDEAGGDEKIIAVPSSKLTQRYDKVKTYSDLPDITLQQIQHFFEHYKDLEPKKWVKVLRWGGAEDAHQLIAEGIARAKGK, from the coding sequence ATGCGTATTGAAGCGATTTCGATCGGCGTTGACCCGCCACGCGAGGTCAACGTCATCATCGAAGTGCCGGTCGGCGGCGAGCCGATCAAGTACGAGCTCGACAAGGAGGCCGGCACGCTGGTCGTCGACCGCTTCCTGTACACGGCGATGCGCTATCCCGGCAATTACGGCTTCATCCCGCACACGCTTTCCAACGACGGCGACCCGTGCGACGTTCTCGTCGCCAATACCCGCGCCATCGTGCCGGGCGCGGTCATGAGCGTGCGGCCGGTCGGCGTACTGTTGATGGAGGACGAGGCTGGCGGCGACGAGAAGATCATCGCGGTGCCGTCGTCGAAGCTGACGCAGCGCTACGACAAGGTGAAGACTTACAGCGACCTGCCCGACATCACCTTGCAGCAGATCCAGCACTTCTTCGAGCACTACAAGGATCTCGAACCGAAAAAATGGGTAAAGGTGCTGCGCTGGGGCGGCGCCGAGGACGCCCATCAATTGATCGCGGAAGGCATCGCGCGGGCGAAGGGGAAGTAG
- the folD gene encoding bifunctional methylenetetrahydrofolate dehydrogenase/methenyltetrahydrofolate cyclohydrolase FolD has product MTAQIIDGKRIASELRARVAGEVTRVKRDHELTPGLAVVLVGHDPASQVYVRSKHKQSQEAGMASFEHVLPENVAEADLLALVTRLNRDPLVHGILVQLPLPKTINTEAVINAIDPAKDVDGLHPSNAGRLAGGFAALSPCTPLGCIILSKSVHASLEGMNAIVIGRSNLVGRPLVQLLLNENATVTIAHSRSRDLKHLSARADLVYAAVGRREMVRADWIKPGATVIDVGINRLSSADGKTRLVGDVAFAEVAAVAGAITPVPGGVGQMTVACLLVNTLRAACAIAGLPKPGV; this is encoded by the coding sequence ATGACGGCGCAGATCATCGATGGAAAACGCATCGCGTCCGAGCTTCGCGCCCGCGTCGCCGGCGAGGTCACGCGGGTCAAACGCGACCACGAACTGACGCCGGGCCTCGCGGTGGTTCTGGTCGGCCACGATCCCGCAAGCCAGGTCTATGTCCGAAGCAAGCACAAACAGTCGCAGGAGGCCGGCATGGCGTCCTTCGAACACGTGCTGCCGGAGAATGTCGCGGAGGCCGACCTGCTGGCGCTGGTCACGCGGCTCAACCGCGATCCGCTGGTGCACGGCATTCTCGTGCAGTTGCCGCTGCCGAAAACCATCAACACCGAGGCCGTGATCAATGCGATCGATCCGGCCAAGGATGTCGACGGGCTGCATCCGAGCAATGCCGGCCGGCTCGCCGGCGGGTTTGCCGCGCTGTCGCCCTGCACGCCGCTCGGCTGCATTATCTTGAGCAAGAGCGTGCATGCCTCGCTCGAAGGCATGAATGCGATCGTGATCGGACGCTCCAATCTGGTCGGCCGGCCGCTGGTGCAGTTGCTGCTCAATGAAAACGCGACCGTGACGATCGCGCATTCGCGCTCGCGCGATCTCAAACACTTGAGTGCCCGGGCCGATCTGGTTTATGCCGCCGTCGGCCGACGCGAAATGGTGCGCGCCGACTGGATCAAGCCGGGTGCGACCGTGATCGATGTCGGCATCAATCGCTTGTCGAGCGCTGACGGCAAGACGCGCCTCGTGGGTGACGTCGCGTTTGCGGAAGTCGCTGCTGTCGCCGGCGCCATCACGCCGGTGCCGGGAGGCGTCGGCCAGATGACGGTGGCGTGCCTGTTGGTCAATACCTTGCGCGCGGCCTGCGCGATTGCGGGGCTGCCGAAGCCTGGTGTGTGA
- a CDS encoding DUF167 domain-containing protein, translated as MADPWRYSAQGISIALRVTPRGGRDEIDGVEVMADGRAVVKVRVRAIAEGGEANGAVTELLAKSLGVRKASVRILSGVTSRLKQVAVDGDPGKLSEALRALTT; from the coding sequence ATGGCCGATCCCTGGCGCTACTCCGCCCAAGGGATCAGCATCGCGCTGCGCGTCACGCCGCGCGGCGGCCGCGATGAAATCGATGGTGTCGAGGTGATGGCGGATGGCCGCGCCGTGGTCAAAGTCCGGGTGCGCGCCATTGCCGAAGGCGGCGAGGCCAACGGCGCGGTGACCGAGCTTCTGGCGAAGTCGCTCGGCGTGCGGAAGGCCAGCGTGAGAATTCTGTCCGGGGTCACCTCGCGCCTCAAGCAGGTCGCCGTCGATGGCGATCCCGGGAAACTCAGTGAGGCGCTTCGCGCGCTGACGACGTGA
- a CDS encoding YggT family protein — MRAVLDIILIVLDLYVWLLIAAAILSWLIAFNVVNTRNQLVSAIAEFLYRITEPVLAPIRSFLPNLGGLDISPIILILIIFFIQRVIQYYIYPNVF; from the coding sequence ATGCGTGCCGTCCTCGACATCATTCTTATCGTTCTGGATCTTTATGTCTGGCTGTTGATTGCAGCCGCCATTTTGTCCTGGCTGATCGCCTTCAATGTCGTCAACACGCGCAACCAGTTGGTGTCGGCGATCGCGGAGTTTCTGTACCGGATCACCGAGCCGGTGCTGGCGCCGATCCGCTCCTTCCTGCCCAATCTGGGCGGGCTCGACATTTCGCCGATCATCCTGATCCTGATCATCTTCTTCATTCAGCGCGTGATCCAGTATTACATCTATCCGAACGTCTTCTGA
- a CDS encoding glutamine amidotransferase, which yields MSLSATLGHVRKTAPVIAGPSANLLPVLIILHQETSTPGRIGNALRALGYPLDIRRPRFGDALPQTLAAHAGAVIFGGPMSANDPDDYVRREIDWIAVPLSEQRPFLGICLGAQMLAKHLGARVAPHAGGRVEMGYYPIRPTRAGWKLCAHWPDQVYHWHREGFELPAGSELLAEGDDFPMQAIRYGDAFGLQFHPDVTYAMMCRWTACGADRLDMPGAHPRHQHFAGRACHDVSERAWLSHFLDGWLSRVPEMMMEAAE from the coding sequence ATGTCGCTTTCCGCCACACTCGGTCATGTGCGCAAAACCGCGCCGGTCATAGCGGGACCGTCGGCTAATCTCCTGCCCGTCCTGATTATTTTGCACCAGGAAACCTCGACGCCGGGCCGCATCGGCAACGCGCTTCGCGCGCTCGGCTATCCGCTCGACATCCGCCGCCCGCGTTTTGGCGACGCGCTGCCGCAAACGCTGGCCGCGCATGCCGGCGCCGTCATCTTCGGCGGGCCGATGAGCGCCAACGATCCGGACGACTATGTTCGCCGCGAGATCGACTGGATCGCGGTGCCGCTCTCGGAACAGCGGCCGTTCCTCGGCATCTGCCTCGGCGCGCAGATGCTGGCGAAGCACCTCGGCGCGCGCGTGGCGCCTCACGCAGGCGGCCGCGTCGAGATGGGCTATTATCCGATCCGCCCCACACGGGCCGGATGGAAGCTGTGCGCGCACTGGCCTGATCAGGTCTATCACTGGCACCGCGAAGGCTTTGAGCTTCCCGCAGGCTCCGAGTTACTGGCGGAAGGTGACGACTTCCCGATGCAGGCCATTCGATATGGCGATGCCTTCGGCCTGCAATTTCACCCCGACGTGACCTACGCGATGATGTGCCGCTGGACGGCGTGTGGCGCCGATCGCCTCGATATGCCCGGCGCCCATCCGCGCCATCAGCACTTTGCCGGACGTGCCTGCCACGACGTTTCCGAGCGCGCCTGGTTAAGTCACTTTCTCGATGGTTGGCTGAGCCGGGTACCGGAAATGATGATGGAGGCGGCGGAGTAA
- a CDS encoding SDR family NAD(P)-dependent oxidoreductase, which translates to MAERVTLITGASAGIGTELVRVFASKGHRVAMVARRANRLQALAAELSGKGLPAPIVIPCDLEQPAACDTIAAALSDAGVEVEFVVNNAGFGLFGRAVELDRNEQLAMIAVNVRALTDLSLRFADQLIRNRGGLLNVASIAGFLPGPGMAVYYASKAYVLSFTEALRGELGPKGVRVTALCPGPVPSEFQTRAGFKPGFDSAVLNVSARDVAADAYSGLMANKRAVLPGLGIKIVPFMLRLVPRGFIISAVTRFQTRQR; encoded by the coding sequence GTGGCTGAGCGGGTGACGCTGATTACGGGGGCTTCGGCGGGGATCGGCACCGAGCTGGTACGTGTCTTCGCTTCCAAAGGCCATCGCGTGGCGATGGTGGCGCGCCGGGCCAACCGGCTGCAAGCACTGGCCGCAGAGCTCTCCGGCAAAGGCTTGCCCGCTCCGATCGTCATTCCCTGCGATCTCGAACAGCCTGCGGCCTGCGACACCATCGCCGCGGCGCTGAGCGATGCCGGCGTTGAAGTCGAATTCGTCGTCAACAATGCAGGCTTTGGCTTGTTCGGCCGCGCCGTCGAACTCGACCGCAACGAGCAGCTCGCGATGATCGCCGTCAACGTCCGCGCGCTCACCGATCTGTCGCTGCGCTTTGCCGATCAACTGATCCGAAACCGCGGCGGGCTGCTCAACGTCGCGTCGATCGCGGGCTTCCTGCCGGGGCCGGGCATGGCGGTGTACTACGCCTCGAAGGCCTATGTGCTGTCGTTCACCGAAGCCTTGCGCGGCGAGCTTGGACCCAAAGGCGTCCGGGTTACCGCGCTGTGCCCGGGGCCTGTGCCGTCGGAGTTCCAGACTCGCGCGGGCTTCAAACCCGGATTTGATTCCGCCGTTCTCAACGTGTCCGCAAGGGATGTCGCAGCCGACGCCTATAGCGGCCTGATGGCGAACAAGCGCGCGGTGTTGCCCGGTCTCGGCATCAAGATCGTGCCGTTCATGCTGCGGCTGGTCCCGCGCGGCTTTATCATTTCGGCCGTCACGCGCTTTCAGACCCGCCAGCGCTAA
- a CDS encoding TerB family tellurite resistance protein translates to MLDGLRQFIADVISPSHEPRDLDDTGYRLAATALLVHVISLDGDPSENEKRKLHSLIESRFGLDRGAADKLIASATLVEGEAVDLYHFTSVIMRSVDDAGRLRIVEMMWELVYADGQVSEFEDNVVWRAADLLAVSSRDRIDLKHRVAARQPVPVSGG, encoded by the coding sequence ATGCTCGACGGACTGCGCCAATTCATCGCTGACGTTATCTCCCCGTCCCATGAACCCCGCGACCTCGACGATACCGGCTATCGTCTTGCCGCGACGGCACTGCTGGTTCACGTCATTTCGCTCGACGGCGACCCATCCGAGAACGAAAAGCGCAAGCTTCACAGCCTGATCGAAAGCCGCTTCGGGCTCGATCGGGGCGCTGCCGACAAGCTGATTGCATCTGCAACGCTGGTCGAGGGCGAGGCCGTCGACCTCTATCATTTCACCAGCGTCATCATGCGCTCCGTCGATGATGCCGGCCGGCTCCGCATCGTCGAGATGATGTGGGAGCTGGTGTACGCGGACGGTCAGGTCAGCGAATTCGAGGACAATGTGGTTTGGCGGGCCGCCGATCTGTTGGCGGTGTCCTCCCGTGACCGCATCGATCTCAAGCATCGTGTCGCCGCCAGGCAGCCCGTGCCGGTTTCCGGCGGCTGA
- a CDS encoding adenylate/guanylate cyclase domain-containing protein yields the protein MSELEAQFATLKKIADPAVAEGIAHLVENGEDHELNRINVLDFSRQNGFDEEKVISGFLHASRLGLFDLTWNVLCPGCSGVLDTHDTLKSLRGDDYHCGLCACGYEPSVDEQVEVAFTVSPKVRRIAAHDPNSLPLWEYYKQVFWSSGIDLNTEFFSTLTEKATVDSLELPAGERAVMSLQLPPQFIIVFEPVTHSAHFIDVQGEPTKERQQLSLVFNKSHPPTGSIVMHPGPLRLALDNQADVRTLPTVFIAAEELHDLLGKRRPFLTAKRMLSNQTFRDVFKADNLHIDQRLKITSLTFLFTDLKGSTALYERVGDLAAFDLVRAHFRALLEIIASEKGAVVKTIGDAVMATFVKPEHAIAAGLKMRAAMDELNVERGTEDLVVKIGIHEGPCLAVMLNERQDYFGQTVNIAARVQGLATSRSIHATGGVVEVPAVSAILQERAITPIQKQAALRGIADKVLVYEIP from the coding sequence ATGAGCGAATTGGAAGCCCAGTTTGCAACGTTGAAGAAGATCGCCGATCCCGCGGTCGCAGAGGGAATCGCGCATCTGGTCGAGAATGGCGAGGATCATGAACTCAACCGCATCAATGTCCTGGATTTTTCCAGGCAGAACGGCTTCGACGAAGAAAAGGTAATCTCCGGCTTCCTGCACGCCTCGCGGCTCGGCCTGTTCGATCTCACCTGGAACGTGCTGTGCCCCGGCTGCAGCGGCGTGCTCGATACCCACGACACGCTGAAATCGCTGCGCGGCGACGATTATCATTGCGGCCTTTGCGCCTGCGGCTATGAGCCCTCGGTCGACGAGCAGGTCGAGGTTGCCTTCACCGTCAGCCCCAAGGTCCGGCGCATCGCGGCGCACGATCCGAACTCGTTGCCGCTGTGGGAATACTACAAGCAGGTGTTCTGGAGTTCGGGCATCGACCTCAACACCGAGTTTTTCTCGACGTTGACCGAGAAGGCGACGGTCGATTCGCTGGAGCTACCGGCCGGCGAGCGCGCCGTCATGTCGCTGCAACTGCCGCCGCAATTCATCATCGTCTTCGAACCCGTGACGCATTCGGCGCATTTCATCGACGTCCAGGGCGAGCCGACCAAAGAGCGGCAACAATTGTCGCTGGTCTTCAACAAGTCACACCCGCCGACCGGGTCGATCGTGATGCATCCGGGACCTTTGCGGCTTGCGCTCGACAACCAGGCCGACGTGCGGACGCTGCCGACCGTGTTCATCGCCGCAGAAGAACTGCATGACTTGCTCGGCAAGCGCCGTCCGTTCCTCACCGCCAAGCGGATGCTGTCCAACCAGACGTTTCGCGACGTATTCAAGGCCGACAATCTCCATATCGATCAGCGGTTGAAGATCACCTCGTTGACCTTCCTGTTCACCGATTTGAAGGGCTCGACCGCGCTCTATGAACGCGTCGGCGATCTCGCCGCCTTCGATCTGGTGCGTGCGCATTTCCGCGCGCTGCTCGAGATCATTGCCTCGGAGAAAGGCGCCGTGGTGAAGACCATCGGCGACGCCGTGATGGCAACCTTCGTCAAGCCCGAGCACGCGATAGCCGCCGGGCTCAAGATGCGCGCGGCGATGGACGAGCTGAACGTCGAGCGCGGCACCGAGGATCTCGTGGTCAAGATCGGCATTCACGAGGGACCTTGCCTCGCGGTGATGCTCAACGAACGGCAGGATTATTTCGGCCAGACCGTCAACATCGCAGCCCGGGTCCAGGGGCTCGCGACATCAAGATCGATCCACGCCACCGGCGGGGTGGTCGAGGTGCCAGCCGTATCGGCGATCCTGCAAGAACGGGCGATCACGCCGATCCAGAAGCAGGCAGCGCTGCGCGGCATCGCCGACAAGGTCCTGGTTTACGAAATACCGTAG
- a CDS encoding cytochrome P450, with amino-acid sequence MSIAEAWDIPAARPRLVPPSPPRAPESMTALQRMAKMRESAIGTWGQRAYEEDIIRGHFLFNSSFILNTPDAIRHVLVDNYENYSRTPAGFRVLRPMLGDGLLIAEGRAWKHQRRTLAPAFTPRAVSTLIPHMVAVTDETVENLKRISNGPVDLRETMQRMTLEIAGRTMFSFGMERHGATLRDFVMEYAEKLARPHFLDLVLPRGWPAPRDFARARFRKRWTQFIGMLMAERRAAGKQEGAPARDLFDLMNAARDPETGEAFSEAQLGDQVATMILAGHETTATALFWALYMLALDPVAQEQLAAEARQVSADGEADLDRLKFTRAVVDETMRLYPPAFLIARAASGPDVITDIPIKKHDVILIAPWLLHRHEKLWRDPNAFVPERFLAPAPPPDRFAYLPFGVGARVCIGAHFALVEATLVLARIIAAFRVRLLEKDPVMPLGVVTTQPDRSPVFEITPR; translated from the coding sequence GTGAGCATCGCTGAAGCCTGGGATATTCCGGCTGCACGCCCGCGTCTGGTTCCCCCGAGCCCGCCGCGCGCGCCGGAGAGCATGACGGCGCTCCAGCGAATGGCGAAGATGCGCGAAAGCGCGATCGGAACCTGGGGCCAGCGGGCCTACGAGGAAGATATCATCCGCGGCCACTTCCTGTTCAATTCGAGCTTCATTCTCAATACGCCGGATGCGATCCGCCACGTGCTGGTCGACAATTACGAGAATTATTCGCGCACGCCTGCCGGGTTCCGTGTGCTGCGCCCGATGCTCGGCGATGGGCTGCTGATCGCCGAGGGCCGGGCGTGGAAACATCAGCGGCGCACGCTGGCGCCGGCCTTCACGCCGCGCGCGGTGAGTACCCTCATTCCGCATATGGTCGCGGTGACCGACGAGACGGTCGAGAACCTCAAGCGCATCAGCAACGGTCCCGTCGATTTGCGCGAGACCATGCAGCGCATGACGCTCGAGATCGCCGGCCGCACCATGTTTTCGTTTGGAATGGAACGCCACGGCGCGACCTTGCGCGACTTCGTGATGGAGTATGCCGAGAAGCTGGCGCGGCCGCATTTCCTCGACCTGGTGCTGCCGCGGGGCTGGCCGGCGCCGCGGGACTTTGCGCGCGCGCGTTTCCGCAAACGCTGGACGCAGTTCATCGGCATGTTGATGGCGGAACGCCGCGCCGCCGGCAAGCAGGAAGGCGCCCCGGCGCGCGATCTGTTCGATTTGATGAATGCGGCGCGCGATCCCGAAACCGGCGAAGCCTTCAGCGAGGCGCAGCTCGGCGATCAGGTCGCGACCATGATTCTCGCCGGCCACGAAACCACCGCGACGGCGCTGTTCTGGGCGCTGTATATGCTCGCGCTCGACCCGGTCGCGCAGGAGCAACTCGCAGCCGAAGCGCGGCAGGTATCCGCCGATGGCGAGGCCGACCTCGATCGGCTGAAATTCACCCGCGCCGTCGTCGACGAAACCATGCGGCTCTATCCGCCTGCGTTCCTGATCGCGCGTGCGGCGAGCGGACCCGACGTCATCACGGACATTCCGATCAAGAAGCACGACGTGATCCTGATCGCGCCATGGCTGTTGCACCGGCACGAAAAGCTCTGGCGCGATCCGAACGCCTTTGTGCCGGAACGTTTCCTGGCGCCGGCGCCGCCGCCCGACCGCTTCGCCTATCTGCCGTTCGGTGTCGGCGCACGCGTGTGCATCGGCGCGCACTTCGCACTGGTCGAAGCGACGCTGGTGCTGGCCCGAATCATTGCGGCGTTCCGCGTCAGGCTTCTGGAAAAAGATCCGGTGATGCCGCTTGGCGTCGTCACCACGCAGCCGGACCGTTCTCCGGTGTTTGAGATCACGCCGCGTTGA